A window from Micromonospora terminaliae encodes these proteins:
- a CDS encoding histidine kinase, protein MPAEPTPVPSRAGGDRRRPVAARLVAAGCALLLVGTAVCWVAARRPWGLSQLYFLVDFTDCAVYGIVAWLVLLRRGHPVAWLLAATGLGGGLSALSAQYVDLLAVRPGLPAPVLLTSARDWAWVPGMLSLITVVPWLVREGRAPVPARAAVAAGALATGGIAVFHLTWPGRPGHPSGAPFPVTAPGWAEFVVAGEPWLFRVVPLLGLVAAAGVLRRWRTGPPGERVGLGWLAVGTLLLAVSFAPLGFPAAWARAVPDWLAPTAMLASQAFFPAAVLAVVLRQRLWGIEIAVRRTLVWFLLTFLLVAAYVIGVSLLDGLLPSSPAVPGVLVTALVAAGTQPARSRVQRGVDRLIHGEAVEPLGVVRGVGRRISASADPADVLDGVASSVTDLLRLGACAIEVDGPEPYAAHGSSGGPVGAPLVLPLRRGGTEIGRLVAWARAGERLDGRTRAALLDLVPVVASAASLAATGRALAASRSRLAEAREEERRKLRRDLHDGLGPALAGVALGLQAARNLLTVDPEAAGRLLDRLRDETDQRVEHVRDLARGLLPPVLGERGLVPALHELAQRYAGSGLAVRVAAEPLPLPEPVATAIYGIVSEAVRNAHRHAGATDCRVTVHRDDEGLTLRVEDGGSGIVPGTPAGIGMRSMRERAEGIGGVCVVAPGPEGGTTVSVRVPVARLSGDAAAGAAGQPLAVAP, encoded by the coding sequence ATGCCCGCCGAGCCGACGCCCGTGCCGTCCCGCGCCGGCGGTGACCGCCGCCGCCCGGTCGCCGCCCGGCTGGTCGCCGCCGGCTGCGCGCTGCTGCTCGTCGGTACGGCGGTGTGCTGGGTGGCCGCCCGCCGGCCGTGGGGCCTGTCCCAGCTCTACTTCCTGGTCGACTTCACCGACTGCGCGGTCTACGGCATCGTCGCCTGGCTGGTGCTGCTGCGCCGTGGCCACCCGGTGGCCTGGCTGCTCGCGGCGACCGGGCTGGGCGGTGGGCTGTCCGCGCTGAGCGCGCAGTACGTGGACCTGCTGGCCGTCCGGCCCGGCCTGCCCGCGCCGGTGCTGCTCACCTCGGCCCGGGACTGGGCGTGGGTGCCCGGGATGCTGTCGCTCATCACGGTGGTGCCGTGGCTGGTGCGGGAGGGGCGGGCGCCCGTACCGGCCCGGGCCGCCGTGGCGGCGGGCGCCCTGGCCACCGGCGGGATCGCGGTGTTCCACCTGACCTGGCCGGGGCGCCCGGGACACCCCTCCGGCGCGCCGTTCCCGGTCACCGCGCCGGGCTGGGCGGAGTTCGTGGTGGCCGGGGAGCCGTGGCTGTTCCGAGTGGTGCCGCTGCTCGGGCTGGTGGCCGCCGCCGGGGTGCTGCGGCGGTGGCGTACCGGGCCGCCGGGGGAGCGGGTCGGGCTGGGCTGGCTGGCCGTCGGCACGCTGCTGCTCGCCGTGAGCTTCGCCCCGCTCGGGTTCCCCGCCGCCTGGGCCCGTGCGGTCCCGGACTGGCTGGCCCCGACCGCGATGCTCGCCTCGCAGGCGTTCTTCCCGGCCGCCGTGCTGGCCGTGGTGCTCCGGCAGCGGCTGTGGGGGATCGAGATCGCCGTGCGCCGCACCCTGGTCTGGTTCCTGCTCACCTTCCTGCTGGTCGCCGCGTACGTGATCGGGGTGAGCCTGCTCGACGGGCTGCTGCCGTCGTCGCCGGCCGTGCCCGGGGTGCTGGTCACCGCGCTGGTCGCGGCCGGCACGCAACCGGCCCGGTCCCGGGTGCAGCGCGGCGTGGACCGGCTCATCCACGGCGAGGCGGTGGAGCCGCTCGGCGTGGTCCGGGGCGTGGGCCGCCGGATCAGCGCCTCGGCCGACCCGGCGGACGTGCTGGACGGGGTGGCGAGCAGTGTGACCGACCTGCTCCGGCTGGGCGCCTGCGCCATCGAGGTGGACGGCCCCGAGCCGTACGCGGCGCACGGGTCCTCCGGCGGTCCGGTCGGCGCGCCGCTCGTGCTGCCGTTGCGCCGGGGCGGCACCGAGATCGGCCGGCTGGTCGCCTGGGCCCGGGCGGGGGAGCGGCTGGACGGGCGGACGCGGGCGGCGCTGCTGGACCTGGTGCCGGTGGTCGCCTCGGCCGCGAGCCTGGCCGCCACCGGCCGGGCGCTGGCGGCCTCCCGTTCCCGGTTGGCGGAGGCGCGCGAGGAGGAGCGGCGCAAGCTGCGCCGCGACCTGCACGACGGGCTGGGTCCGGCGCTGGCCGGGGTGGCGCTGGGCCTGCAGGCGGCCCGTAACCTGCTCACCGTGGATCCCGAGGCGGCCGGCCGGTTGCTGGACCGGTTGCGCGACGAGACCGACCAGCGGGTGGAGCACGTCCGGGACCTGGCCCGCGGGCTGCTCCCGCCGGTGCTGGGCGAGCGCGGCCTCGTCCCGGCGCTGCACGAGCTGGCCCAGCGGTACGCGGGTTCCGGCCTGGCCGTGCGGGTGGCGGCCGAGCCGTTGCCGCTGCCCGAGCCGGTGGCCACCGCGATCTACGGCATCGTGTCCGAGGCGGTCCGCAACGCGCACCGGCACGCGGGTGCGACGGACTGCCGGGTGACCGTGCACCGGGACGACGAGGGGCTGACCCTCCGGGTCGAGGACGGCGGCAGCGGCATCGTGCCGGGCACGCCGGCCGGGATCGGGATGCGCTCGATGCGGGAGCGGGCCGAGGGTATCGGCGGGGTCTGCGTGGTCGCGCCGGGGCCGGAGGGCGGCACGACGGTCAGCGTCCGGGTGCCGGTGGCGCGGCTGTCCGGGGACGCCGCGGCGGGCGCGGCCGGGCAACCGCTCGCGGTGGCGCCGTGA
- a CDS encoding DUF5990 family protein gives MLIRIEGSDLPGRRGGAEADLLRLRNVHVGMQRRAEVVDRIPADAREAAWQVEVTTREVDGLLDVGGPWVHGRPGARFLYLSWGAVTDGRFEMFRRAKLMFGDIPTGLLRTGHDGAGVLVGRLGLTGADGGPLCARVRPPQIKWTME, from the coding sequence ATGCTGATCCGGATCGAGGGCAGCGACCTGCCGGGGCGGCGCGGCGGCGCCGAGGCCGACCTGCTGCGGCTGCGCAACGTGCACGTGGGCATGCAGCGCAGGGCCGAGGTGGTCGACCGGATCCCTGCGGACGCGCGGGAAGCGGCCTGGCAGGTCGAGGTCACCACCCGCGAGGTGGACGGGCTGCTCGACGTCGGCGGGCCGTGGGTGCACGGGCGGCCCGGCGCGCGGTTCCTCTATCTGAGCTGGGGCGCGGTGACGGACGGCCGGTTCGAGATGTTCCGGCGGGCCAAGCTGATGTTCGGTGACATCCCCACCGGGCTGCTCCGCACGGGACACGACGGCGCCGGTGTGCTGGTCGGCCGGCTCGGGTTGACCGGCGCGGACGGCGGGCCGCTGTGTGCCCGGGTCCGGCCGCCGCAGATCAAGTGGACGATGGAGTGA
- a CDS encoding response regulator transcription factor: MSGETIRVAVVDDHPVFRLGMSALLASTPGLEVVGEAADADAALRVADQHRPDVIIMDLHLGGRSGVAATREIVARHPGVGVLVVTMLDDDDWVFAALRAGARGYLLKGAAPAEVERAVRAVANGEVLLGPVIASRAVSYLSGARGAGAAPFPELTEREREVLDLVAQGLSNVVIARRLTLSPKTVRNHLSNVLTKLQVADRAQAIVRAREAGLGQP; the protein is encoded by the coding sequence GTGAGCGGGGAGACGATCCGGGTCGCCGTGGTCGACGACCACCCGGTGTTCCGGCTCGGCATGAGCGCGTTGCTGGCCTCGACGCCGGGGCTGGAGGTGGTCGGCGAGGCCGCCGACGCGGACGCCGCGCTGCGGGTCGCCGACCAGCACCGGCCCGACGTGATCATCATGGACCTGCACCTGGGCGGCCGGTCCGGGGTCGCGGCGACCCGGGAGATCGTGGCCCGGCACCCGGGGGTCGGTGTGCTGGTGGTGACCATGCTGGACGACGACGACTGGGTCTTCGCGGCGCTGCGCGCCGGGGCCCGGGGCTACCTGCTCAAGGGCGCCGCCCCGGCCGAGGTGGAGCGGGCGGTCCGGGCGGTGGCCAACGGCGAGGTGCTGCTCGGCCCGGTCATCGCCAGCCGGGCGGTGAGCTACCTGTCCGGGGCGCGCGGCGCCGGGGCGGCCCCCTTCCCGGAGCTGACCGAGCGGGAGCGCGAGGTGCTCGACCTGGTGGCCCAGGGGCTGAGCAACGTGGTCATCGCGCGGCGGCTCACGCTGAGCCCGAAGACCGTCCGCAACCACCTGTCGAACGTGCTGACCAAGCTCCAGGTGGCCGACCGCGCCCAGGCCATCGTCCGGGCCCGGGAGGCGGGCCTCGGTCAGCCCTGA
- a CDS encoding nucleotidyltransferase family protein produces MNTEPSGPRPAELAELIAACPWLLGVLTVVRDAGLPDAWVGAGVLRDLVWGRRYGDGFDPRAVRDVDVAFFDLHDLGRSADLAATDLLRRHEPAVPWEATNQAAVHTWYESVFGTGPVGALRSVAEAVATWPETATSVAVRLDAAGTLHVCAPVGLDDLLDGVWRRNPRRVTVEQSRARLARHEPGRRWPGVRVVPP; encoded by the coding sequence ATGAACACCGAGCCGAGCGGGCCCCGGCCGGCCGAGCTGGCCGAGCTGATCGCGGCGTGTCCATGGCTTCTCGGGGTGCTGACGGTCGTGCGGGACGCGGGTCTGCCGGACGCCTGGGTGGGCGCGGGCGTCCTCCGGGATCTGGTCTGGGGCAGGCGGTACGGCGACGGCTTCGACCCGCGGGCCGTGCGGGACGTCGACGTCGCGTTCTTCGATCTCCACGATCTCGGGCGGAGCGCTGACCTCGCGGCGACCGACCTGCTGCGCCGTCACGAACCGGCGGTCCCGTGGGAGGCGACCAATCAGGCCGCCGTGCACACCTGGTACGAGAGCGTGTTCGGCACCGGCCCGGTCGGCGCGCTCCGTTCCGTGGCCGAGGCGGTGGCCACCTGGCCGGAGACCGCGACCTCCGTGGCGGTGCGTCTCGATGCCGCCGGGACGCTGCACGTCTGTGCCCCGGTCGGGCTGGACGACCTGCTCGACGGGGTGTGGCGGCGCAACCCCCGGCGGGTCACGGTCGAGCAGTCCCGCGCACGCCTCGCGCGTCACGAGCCGGGCAGGCGATGGCCCGGGGTGCGGGTCGTGCCGCCGTAG
- a CDS encoding class I SAM-dependent methyltransferase: protein MGVLPTASDAWNEEYRRGRYAGEPPVAFVDDILAAAAREGIDSGLYVGCGNGRNLLPLVDGGLDVMGLDVSAEAVRQLARRRPDRADRLRHGDLESLPVGRTWPLVIGIQVFQHGNRDQAHRHIRAAQRRVEPGGLLCVRVNAAGTDVWPAHEVTERGADGGFSVSYTAGAKNGLDIHFFSGDELQQLFDGWPAVLPIRAHRTERTPPAPGQWTQWEAIWRRPRP from the coding sequence ATGGGTGTGCTGCCGACTGCTTCTGACGCATGGAACGAGGAATACCGGCGGGGCCGGTACGCCGGCGAGCCGCCCGTGGCGTTCGTCGACGACATCCTCGCGGCCGCCGCCCGGGAGGGCATCGACTCCGGCCTGTACGTCGGCTGCGGCAACGGCCGTAATCTCCTGCCTCTGGTCGACGGCGGCCTGGACGTCATGGGCCTGGACGTCTCCGCCGAGGCGGTCCGTCAGCTCGCCCGGCGCCGGCCCGACCGGGCGGACCGGCTCCGCCACGGCGACCTGGAGTCCCTGCCGGTCGGCCGGACCTGGCCGCTCGTGATCGGGATCCAGGTGTTCCAGCACGGCAACCGGGACCAGGCGCACCGGCACATCCGTGCCGCGCAGCGGCGAGTCGAGCCCGGGGGCCTGCTGTGCGTCCGCGTCAATGCGGCCGGCACCGACGTGTGGCCGGCTCACGAGGTCACCGAGCGCGGTGCCGACGGAGGGTTCAGCGTCAGCTACACCGCCGGCGCGAAGAACGGGCTCGACATCCACTTCTTCAGCGGGGACGAACTCCAGCAGCTGTTCGACGGGTGGCCGGCGGTGCTGCCGATCAGGGCTCATCGCACCGAGCGGACACCACCCGCGCCGGGGCAGTGGACCCAGTGGGAAGCGATCTGGCGCCGGCCCCGTCCGTGA
- a CDS encoding acyl-CoA dehydrogenase family protein gives MAHDLLTAVRELTPELTARAAEIEQARELPADLLDRLRAAGCFRMFVPRSHGGYELDLRTGMAVLETLARADGSTGWTVMIGAETPHLLALLSRERFDKLYAAGPDVVVAGGFAPQGRAELADGGFQVSGRWAFASGSRHADWIFGNCLVTADGQPLQGADGGPPETRSMLFPAERVTVVDTWHVLGLRGTGSHDVVVDSDFCPAEASFDLFTGAPCLPGPGFVAPLAQFVLHLGAVAVGIAQGALDDMTALLTGDRQRLYARQPLADSPSFRIHLGRADLNVRAARTLLADLADELWAACARDPERIPALQPTISAALPWVTEQAIDAVATCYRAAGGGAARDSSPLQRRFRDIHTFAQHAAAAEGWLGNNGAQLLGRPVTLAY, from the coding sequence ATGGCGCACGACCTGCTGACCGCCGTACGCGAGCTCACGCCCGAGCTGACGGCGCGGGCCGCCGAGATCGAGCAGGCCCGGGAGCTGCCCGCCGACCTGCTCGACCGGCTCCGCGCCGCGGGCTGCTTCCGGATGTTCGTGCCGCGCAGCCACGGCGGGTACGAGCTGGACCTGCGCACCGGCATGGCGGTGCTGGAGACCCTGGCCCGGGCCGATGGTTCGACCGGCTGGACGGTGATGATCGGTGCCGAGACGCCGCACCTGCTGGCCCTGCTGTCGCGGGAGCGGTTCGACAAGCTCTACGCGGCCGGCCCGGACGTCGTGGTGGCTGGTGGCTTCGCCCCGCAGGGCCGGGCCGAGCTGGCCGACGGCGGCTTCCAGGTCAGCGGGCGCTGGGCGTTCGCCAGCGGATCCCGGCACGCCGACTGGATCTTCGGCAACTGCCTCGTCACCGCCGACGGGCAGCCGCTGCAGGGCGCGGACGGCGGCCCCCCGGAGACCCGCTCGATGCTGTTCCCGGCCGAGCGGGTGACGGTGGTGGACACCTGGCATGTGCTGGGCCTGCGCGGCACCGGCAGCCACGACGTGGTGGTCGACTCGGACTTCTGCCCGGCGGAGGCGAGCTTCGACCTGTTCACCGGCGCGCCGTGCCTGCCCGGGCCCGGGTTCGTGGCGCCCCTGGCGCAGTTCGTCCTGCACCTCGGCGCCGTGGCGGTCGGCATCGCGCAGGGCGCCCTGGACGACATGACCGCGCTGCTCACCGGCGACCGGCAGCGGCTCTACGCACGGCAGCCCCTCGCCGACTCCCCTTCCTTCCGGATCCACCTGGGCCGGGCCGACCTGAACGTACGCGCCGCCCGGACCCTCCTCGCCGACCTCGCCGACGAGCTCTGGGCGGCCTGCGCCCGCGACCCGGAGCGCATCCCGGCCCTGCAACCGACCATCTCCGCGGCGCTGCCCTGGGTCACCGAACAGGCGATCGACGCCGTGGCCACCTGCTACCGGGCGGCCGGCGGCGGCGCGGCCCGCGACTCGTCCCCGCTCCAGCGCCGGTTCCGGGACATCCACACGTTCGCGCAGCACGCGGCCGCCGCCGAGGGCTGGCTGGGCAACAACGGCGCCCAGCTACTGGGCCGGCCGGTGACCCTGGCGTACTGA